A part of Pirellulaceae bacterium genomic DNA contains:
- a CDS encoding DUF1559 domain-containing protein, whose translation MMRRCESSQGFTLVELLVVIAIIGILVGMLLPAVQAAREAARRIQCMNNLKQFGVALHNHHDTHKAFPAGALAFLNNGTPVAKGGAEPGRTAVTGGWGWGTYILPYMEQAPLYDQLGPNGPNFPASPTSLTRSVLSAFRCPTEAFGDLHTATAMGGNGSSDGHARSSYAAVCGAGNGANYNQDQLPEHRGIFGYNTRTRLAAVTDGSSNTLMIVERFWDGGDSEQRRGAVWVGKAPGGPNGAGNKYATLVRVENHPNWVVNGLNNNSTASMHGGLGRSTAGGGDGGQVRRGGMGTQSLLADGSVRFLGENMDGSTWQLLGQISDGQVLGAF comes from the coding sequence ATGATGCGTCGATGTGAATCAAGCCAGGGGTTTACTCTCGTCGAATTGCTGGTGGTTATTGCGATTATCGGAATACTAGTTGGCATGTTGTTGCCCGCCGTTCAAGCGGCGCGTGAGGCGGCGCGTCGGATTCAGTGCATGAATAATTTGAAGCAGTTTGGCGTGGCGCTTCACAATCATCATGACACTCACAAAGCGTTTCCCGCTGGCGCGCTAGCGTTTCTGAACAATGGAACTCCCGTTGCCAAGGGAGGTGCCGAGCCGGGACGCACTGCCGTTACCGGTGGATGGGGCTGGGGCACATATATTCTCCCGTATATGGAACAGGCTCCACTTTACGATCAACTTGGTCCCAACGGCCCAAACTTTCCTGCTTCGCCCACCTCGCTGACACGTTCGGTGCTGAGCGCGTTCCGGTGTCCGACTGAGGCATTCGGAGATTTACATACGGCTACCGCCATGGGTGGGAATGGCAGCAGCGATGGCCATGCCCGATCTTCATACGCCGCCGTATGTGGAGCTGGAAATGGTGCCAACTACAACCAAGATCAACTTCCCGAGCATCGAGGCATCTTTGGCTATAACACCCGCACACGCCTGGCCGCAGTGACGGACGGTTCCAGCAACACGTTGATGATTGTTGAGCGATTCTGGGACGGTGGCGATTCAGAGCAACGTCGTGGTGCCGTGTGGGTTGGTAAGGCACCGGGTGGTCCAAACGGGGCTGGCAACAAATACGCCACCCTGGTGCGAGTGGAAAATCATCCGAACTGGGTGGTCAACGGTCTGAACAATAACTCGACCGCCAGTATGCACGGAGGTTTAGGACGATCGACCGCTGGCGGTGGAGACGGTGGACAGGTACGTCGCGGAGGCATGGGGACGCAAAGCCTGTTGGCTGATGGCTCGGTTCGGTTCTTAGGCGAAAACATGGATGGCTCGACCTGGCAGTTACTGGGGCAAATTTCAGACGGTCAGGTGCTGGGCGCCTTTTAG
- a CDS encoding LysM peptidoglycan-binding domain-containing protein — MQTIKSFIVVALLIAVCYGAFVALHAPEVSIPEELQQWANATGPDTIEDFQIPTIELPDSFAQQSALALSHSPTNHGFAAAESSGLSSSGEAITNDTALPRFPEVNLPKLTATPTDSQPKFPDDSQWGLVADTPLAEYTPENASVGPASNDALSGQDTTATSGAKLASTTPGVSIGFDSFPAGPSIEFNADSTAGRTAASNLSATGLAVDDLISALDDLPALDGSNPSNELAASAGTSDLAESEQPGLLEASVARTASATSIPVQMASASPSGSTPISTPVVDQSASLGSAASSANAATLTFTQARSQALALAQQGKLSDALEMMSQYYESPELGYTEHTDLVDLLDALSREVIYSERLLLEPAYTVAARDTLQSIADKHRVSTELLAAINRLGDSASLVPNSQIKVLEGPFRAQVSLSRGELTLFLRKMYAGRFPVSISKKNRPPQGNFEIVDRRRDRTYYGTSVVIPATAPTNPYGGYWLSLGNNLAIHGSAEQVTSDLEDAGCISLAPLDAADVYRILAKGATVEIRQ; from the coding sequence ATGCAAACCATCAAGTCGTTTATTGTAGTCGCCCTGTTGATCGCAGTCTGTTACGGCGCATTTGTTGCCTTACACGCACCAGAAGTCAGCATCCCAGAGGAATTGCAACAGTGGGCCAATGCAACCGGTCCAGACACAATCGAAGACTTTCAGATTCCAACGATCGAATTGCCAGACAGTTTCGCGCAACAAAGTGCCCTTGCTTTATCGCATTCACCAACTAACCATGGCTTTGCCGCTGCCGAAAGCAGCGGTCTGTCATCCTCAGGCGAAGCAATTACCAACGATACTGCATTGCCTCGATTTCCTGAAGTAAACCTCCCCAAGCTTACGGCGACACCGACAGACAGTCAGCCAAAGTTCCCGGACGATTCACAGTGGGGATTGGTGGCTGATACGCCCCTGGCCGAATATACCCCGGAGAACGCTTCGGTAGGTCCAGCGTCAAACGATGCGCTTTCGGGACAGGACACGACTGCCACCAGCGGAGCGAAGTTGGCTAGTACGACTCCAGGAGTGAGTATCGGATTCGATTCCTTCCCTGCCGGTCCTAGTATCGAATTCAATGCTGATTCTACCGCTGGCCGAACCGCTGCCAGTAACTTGAGCGCTACAGGACTCGCTGTCGACGACTTAATTTCTGCGCTGGACGACTTGCCAGCGCTTGACGGATCCAATCCGTCCAATGAACTGGCTGCTTCGGCGGGCACCAGTGACCTCGCCGAATCTGAACAGCCAGGTCTGTTAGAGGCGTCTGTAGCGCGGACTGCATCCGCCACATCTATTCCAGTACAAATGGCCAGCGCAAGTCCATCTGGTTCTACCCCGATCAGCACACCTGTGGTCGACCAGTCAGCGTCTCTGGGCAGTGCTGCATCTTCTGCCAATGCCGCGACATTGACTTTTACCCAAGCCCGCAGTCAGGCTCTCGCTTTGGCGCAGCAAGGCAAGCTCAGCGACGCGTTGGAGATGATGAGCCAGTATTACGAGAGCCCTGAATTGGGTTACACAGAACACACGGATTTGGTCGATTTGTTGGATGCATTATCGCGGGAAGTCATCTACTCAGAACGCCTGCTGTTGGAACCAGCCTACACCGTGGCAGCCCGTGATACTTTGCAGAGCATTGCTGACAAACATCGAGTGTCAACCGAATTACTGGCCGCGATCAACCGACTGGGAGATTCTGCAAGCCTCGTACCGAATTCGCAAATTAAAGTGTTGGAAGGGCCATTTCGCGCTCAAGTCAGTTTGTCGCGGGGCGAACTGACGCTGTTCTTGAGAAAAATGTATGCCGGCCGTTTCCCCGTTTCGATTTCCAAGAAGAACCGACCACCGCAAGGCAATTTTGAAATTGTTGATCGGCGTCGCGACCGGACGTATTACGGTACCAGCGTCGTGATTCCGGCAACCGCTCCCACCAATCCCTATGGCGGATACTGGTTGAGCCTGGGCAATAATTTAGCCATTCACGGGTCGGCAGAACAGGTCACCAGCGATTTGGAAGACGCAGGCTGCATTAGCCTGGCTCCACTGGATGCCGCTGACGTCTATCGCATACTAGCCAAGGGCGCGACAGTCGAAATTCGCCAGTAG
- a CDS encoding D-TA family PLP-dependent enzyme: MQLAHFDNLKVDQLLTPCLVVSPQIIQQNLRAMIHIADDVQRLRPHVKTHKCPEIVKTAVAMGITRHKCATLAEAEMLAQLADDILLAYQPVGPVVGKFVELVHHFPQRRFSTVLDAIEPASQLSDALTKRRLNIDVLIEVDPGMHRTGVGLGPAVLDLAAEVQKLPGLRLSGLHIYDGHHHQVDLEQRSVAVEEMMRSVLQLVAEARGRQLPIDRLVCGGTPTFPILAQWAQSPLASQASCAIELSPGTSVLSDYNYDRDYPDVRGVSPAAILLTRVISKPDSDLVTVDLGYKSISADPPAGRRCYFADLPDAQEVRHSEEHLVIRTTQADALQVGQVLRVIPAHICPTVALHDWMFVCQQGDITGKWPIVRHRIYQ; this comes from the coding sequence ATGCAACTGGCACACTTCGATAACTTAAAAGTCGATCAGTTGTTAACACCGTGTTTAGTCGTCTCACCACAGATCATCCAGCAAAACTTACGGGCTATGATCCACATCGCCGACGATGTGCAGCGACTGCGACCCCATGTCAAAACACACAAGTGTCCGGAGATCGTCAAGACAGCGGTGGCCATGGGTATAACACGCCACAAGTGCGCGACGCTGGCCGAGGCGGAAATGTTGGCTCAGTTGGCCGACGATATCTTATTGGCTTATCAGCCCGTCGGTCCGGTTGTGGGCAAGTTCGTTGAGTTAGTACACCATTTTCCCCAGCGAAGATTCTCGACGGTGCTGGATGCGATCGAGCCGGCGAGTCAGTTGAGCGACGCATTGACGAAACGTCGCCTGAACATCGACGTATTGATTGAAGTCGATCCGGGCATGCATCGCACAGGTGTTGGTCTGGGGCCCGCAGTGTTGGACTTGGCCGCAGAGGTTCAGAAGTTGCCTGGACTACGCCTGAGTGGACTACATATCTACGACGGACACCACCATCAGGTCGATTTAGAACAGCGGAGCGTAGCGGTTGAAGAGATGATGCGCAGCGTTTTGCAGTTGGTGGCTGAGGCTCGTGGGCGACAATTACCGATCGACAGATTAGTGTGCGGTGGTACGCCGACATTTCCCATCTTGGCGCAATGGGCACAGTCGCCACTAGCTAGCCAAGCATCCTGCGCGATCGAATTGTCACCAGGCACGAGTGTCTTGTCGGATTACAACTATGATCGCGACTATCCCGATGTTCGCGGAGTATCACCGGCGGCCATACTGTTGACACGGGTGATCTCCAAACCGGATTCCGACCTGGTCACCGTAGATTTGGGGTACAAATCCATTTCAGCCGACCCGCCGGCAGGTCGCCGCTGCTATTTCGCAGACTTGCCGGATGCACAAGAAGTGCGGCACAGCGAAGAGCACTTGGTGATCCGCACCACGCAAGCCGATGCCTTGCAAGTCGGGCAGGTGCTGCGAGTCATTCCGGCCCATATTTGCCCCACCGTCGCCTTGCATGACTGGATGTTCGTATGCCAGCAAGGGGATATAACCGGGAAATGGCCGATTGTCAGGCATAGAATCTATCAATAG
- a CDS encoding efflux RND transporter permease subunit: MRSIIQWAVRNSPAVNMIVFATLAGGLICFSWLRREMFPEFELEIVLVTVPYPGASPADVEKGICQPLEEAVRSLDGVKQVISVAKESSGFVLLELYTSVRDVQKVVADIRSAVDRIRNFPELAEDPTVQQMTFRDTAIRVALLGPETNTLDAELRLREVAEQVREDLLRLPSISQADLRGGKNYQIDVEISEATLRKHGLTLGQVAQILRRENAEMPAGQLRSDSQEILLRSKNRREVGEELKSLPIIAQSGGAVLTVGDLGRVVDEFEDSPKINEINGKPSLMINVQRTTEEDLISICQEVHDYVNNQVRLPEGYSLVVWGDTSIDVADRLKMLRQNGVQGLILVFIILALFLEFRLAFWVAMGIPISVLGASIILYLTDQTLNMLSMFSFLMALGIVVDDAIVVGENIHSHRMMGKDFLRASIDGAIEVIPSVFAAVSTTMIAFLPFFFVSGVMGKFIAVMPVAILAMLAISLVEASIALPCHLAHQAPHKSKNPIQLMAHYLGVAMTPLMVVANAASRVCGGMMEWVGDRVYLPTLRFLLRYPLLGLGISLFLILGTAGMVKIGFVPFVPFPSSDSKQIFAQVLFSDGTPAAITDRATKQLEDALWRVSEELYEQERAEYGDDAVSGQKSTGSGPNGPVKLTFRQVGTVREQGPFGNGQDAGSNAGQIIAELIDPTLRSIQSSELINLWRQAAGEVQGAERVSFQAEGVGPGGNPIEFRLLAVSEKSEQLFAAIEEAKQHLATYKGVYDIRDDAADGKIEYQIKVKQRAQAMGITTMDLAETIRNSYYGAEAMRMQRGRQEVKLMVRYPENERTALTRFNEIFIRRPDGAEIPITELADITVTRGYSEINRLDQLRSITVSADLNTGEGNAQDIIAKLRSDFFPNQMKAKFPDVYVSWEGQQKNTTESLSSLMIGCSAAMVLMFLLLVVEFRSYIQPLLILMIVPFGVIGAVWGHAIMGIEVTLFSFFGLVALTGVVVNDSIVLVDFINSRVRSGMPYDQALAEAGRRRMRPVFLTSMTTIAGLVPLLMEGSFQAQFLKPMATSIAFGLMLSTALVLFQVPVFLKLYLMFLSTCGIDPSETFEHDEPGESPADSVAAHPAASI, encoded by the coding sequence ATGAGGTCCATTATTCAGTGGGCGGTCAGGAATTCGCCCGCAGTGAACATGATCGTGTTCGCGACGCTAGCAGGCGGATTGATCTGCTTTAGTTGGTTGCGCAGGGAGATGTTTCCAGAGTTCGAGTTAGAGATTGTTTTGGTGACGGTGCCGTATCCGGGTGCCTCGCCGGCTGACGTGGAAAAGGGCATTTGTCAGCCTTTGGAAGAAGCCGTGCGGTCATTGGACGGCGTGAAGCAGGTCATCAGCGTCGCCAAGGAAAGTTCGGGTTTTGTACTGCTGGAACTGTACACTAGCGTGCGCGACGTGCAGAAGGTGGTGGCCGATATACGTTCGGCGGTGGATCGGATTCGCAATTTTCCCGAACTCGCCGAAGATCCCACAGTTCAGCAAATGACCTTCCGCGATACGGCGATTCGCGTGGCCCTGCTTGGGCCGGAAACTAATACGCTGGACGCCGAGTTGCGGCTGCGCGAGGTAGCCGAACAGGTCCGCGAAGACTTACTTCGCCTGCCCTCAATCAGTCAAGCTGACTTGCGCGGAGGCAAGAATTATCAGATCGACGTGGAGATATCCGAAGCCACACTGCGCAAACACGGGTTAACTCTGGGGCAAGTCGCTCAAATCTTACGTCGCGAGAATGCCGAGATGCCGGCAGGACAATTGCGCTCGGACAGTCAAGAGATTTTGCTGCGCAGTAAGAATCGTCGCGAGGTGGGCGAAGAGCTTAAAAGTTTGCCGATCATCGCCCAGTCCGGTGGTGCAGTATTGACCGTCGGCGATTTAGGCCGCGTGGTCGATGAATTCGAAGATTCACCAAAAATCAACGAAATTAATGGCAAGCCGTCGTTGATGATCAATGTTCAGCGCACGACCGAGGAAGATTTAATCAGCATTTGCCAGGAGGTGCACGACTACGTTAACAACCAAGTAAGATTGCCGGAAGGCTACAGCCTGGTGGTCTGGGGCGACACCAGTATCGACGTAGCCGATCGACTGAAAATGCTTCGCCAAAATGGAGTGCAGGGCCTGATCCTGGTCTTTATTATTCTGGCCTTGTTCCTCGAGTTTCGCCTGGCCTTCTGGGTCGCCATGGGGATTCCAATTAGCGTTCTGGGCGCGTCAATCATCTTGTACTTGACCGATCAGACGCTGAACATGCTGAGTATGTTTTCGTTCCTCATGGCCCTGGGGATTGTGGTTGATGATGCCATCGTAGTGGGCGAGAACATTCATTCGCACCGCATGATGGGTAAAGATTTTCTGCGTGCGTCAATTGACGGTGCCATCGAAGTGATCCCGTCGGTCTTTGCCGCTGTCAGCACGACGATGATCGCGTTTTTGCCATTCTTCTTTGTCTCTGGAGTGATGGGCAAGTTCATCGCTGTCATGCCGGTTGCGATTCTGGCCATGCTGGCAATTTCCCTGGTCGAAGCATCGATTGCCCTGCCCTGCCACTTGGCACACCAAGCTCCGCACAAATCCAAGAATCCTATACAGCTAATGGCTCATTACCTGGGAGTTGCCATGACGCCGTTGATGGTCGTGGCCAACGCGGCCAGCCGTGTCTGCGGCGGCATGATGGAATGGGTAGGTGACCGAGTGTACTTGCCGACGCTCCGATTCTTGCTGCGATATCCGTTGCTGGGTTTGGGCATTTCTTTGTTTTTGATTTTGGGCACAGCCGGCATGGTCAAAATAGGGTTTGTCCCCTTTGTGCCATTTCCCAGCAGCGATTCAAAGCAGATTTTCGCGCAAGTTCTTTTCAGCGACGGTACGCCTGCAGCTATTACCGATCGGGCCACCAAGCAACTGGAGGACGCACTCTGGCGAGTCAGCGAAGAACTATACGAACAGGAGCGAGCTGAGTATGGTGACGACGCTGTCAGTGGCCAAAAGTCTACTGGTTCAGGCCCCAATGGACCGGTTAAGCTCACCTTTCGTCAGGTGGGTACCGTACGTGAGCAAGGTCCGTTTGGCAATGGACAAGATGCGGGCAGCAATGCCGGCCAGATCATCGCTGAATTGATCGATCCGACTCTGCGATCGATTCAAAGTAGCGAATTGATTAATCTTTGGCGTCAGGCTGCAGGGGAGGTGCAGGGAGCGGAGCGCGTCAGTTTCCAAGCCGAAGGAGTCGGTCCAGGCGGCAATCCAATTGAATTTCGCTTGTTAGCAGTGTCGGAAAAGAGTGAGCAGTTATTCGCCGCCATCGAAGAGGCCAAACAGCATCTGGCGACCTATAAAGGAGTCTACGATATTCGCGACGATGCTGCCGATGGCAAGATCGAATACCAGATCAAAGTTAAACAACGCGCACAGGCGATGGGGATCACCACCATGGATTTGGCCGAAACCATTCGTAATTCCTATTATGGTGCCGAAGCCATGCGCATGCAGCGCGGCCGACAAGAGGTCAAGTTGATGGTTCGCTATCCGGAAAATGAACGTACCGCCTTAACCCGATTCAATGAAATCTTTATCCGCCGGCCCGATGGAGCGGAGATTCCCATTACTGAACTGGCCGATATCACGGTGACTCGCGGCTATTCAGAAATCAATCGACTGGATCAACTGCGTTCAATCACAGTGTCAGCAGACTTGAACACCGGCGAGGGTAACGCTCAAGACATTATCGCCAAATTGCGCAGTGATTTTTTTCCCAATCAGATGAAGGCAAAGTTTCCAGATGTCTATGTGAGTTGGGAAGGTCAGCAGAAAAATACTACTGAGTCGCTCAGTAGTTTGATGATTGGATGTTCAGCCGCTATGGTTCTGATGTTCTTGTTACTGGTAGTTGAATTTCGCAGTTATATCCAGCCGCTGCTGATTCTGATGATCGTTCCGTTTGGCGTCATAGGTGCTGTGTGGGGCCATGCGATCATGGGCATTGAGGTCACGTTGTTCAGCTTCTTTGGGCTGGTCGCGCTGACCGGAGTAGTGGTCAACGACTCGATCGTGTTGGTGGATTTCATTAACTCCCGCGTGCGCTCAGGCATGCCTTATGATCAGGCGTTAGCGGAGGCTGGCCGCAGGCGAATGCGACCTGTGTTCCTAACCAGCATGACCACCATTGCCGGTCTGGTTCCGTTGCTCATGGAAGGTTCGTTCCAAGCGCAATTTCTCAAGCCCATGGCCACCAGCATCGCCTTCGGTTTGATGCTCTCAACGGCTCTGGTGTTATTTCAAGTTCCGGTGTTCCTGAAGCTATATTTAATGTTCTTGTCCACATGCGGTATTGACCCGTCCGAAACGTTCGAACACGACGAACCCGGCGAGTCACCCGCCGACAGCGTGGCAGCTCACCCCGCTGCAAGCATCTGA